One segment of Cynocephalus volans isolate mCynVol1 chromosome 8, mCynVol1.pri, whole genome shotgun sequence DNA contains the following:
- the PABPC4 gene encoding polyadenylate-binding protein 4 isoform X2, which translates to MNAAASSYPMASLYVGDLHSDVTEAMLYEKFSPAGPVLSIRVCRDMITRRSLGYAYVNFQQPADAERALDTMNFDVIKGKPIRIMWSQRDPSLRKSGVGNVFIKNLDKSIDNKALYDTFSAFGNILSCKVVCDENGSKGYAFVHFETQEAADKAIEKMNGMLLNDRKVFVGRFKSRKEREAELGAKAKEFTNVYIKNFGEEVDDDSLKELFSQFGKTLSVKVMRDPSGKSKGFGFVSYEKHEDANKAVEEMNGKEISGKVIFVGRAQKKVERQAELKRKFEQLKQERISRYQGVNLYIKNLDDTIDDEKLRKEFSPFGSITSAKVMLEDGRSKGFGFVCFSSPEEATKAVTEMNGRIVGSKPLYVALAQRKEERKAHLTNQYMQRVAGMRALPANAILNQFQPAAGGYFVPAVPQAQGRPPYYTPSQLAQMRPNPRWQQGGRPQGFQGMPSAIRQSGPRPTLRHLAPTGSECPDRLAMDFGGAGAAQQGLTDSCQSGGVPTAVQSLAPRAAAVAATAPRAVAPYKYASSVRSPHPAIQPLQAPQPAVHVQGQEPLTASMLAAAPPQEQKQMLGERLFPLIQTMHSNLAGKITGMLLEIDNSELLHMLESPESLRSKVDEAVAVLQAHHAKKEAAQKVGAVAAATS; encoded by the exons CTGAGCGGGCCTTGGACACCATGAACTTTGATGTGATTAAGGGAAAGCCAATCCGTATCATGTGGTCTCAGAGGGATCCCTCTTTGAGAAAATCTGGTGTGGGAAATGTCTTCATCAAGAACCTGGACAAATCTATAGATAACAAGGCACTTTATGATACTTTTTCTGCTTTTGGAAACATTCTTTCCTGCAAG GTGGTGTGTGATGAGAACGGCTCTAAGGGTTATGCCTTTGTCCACTTCGAGACCCAAGAGGCTGCCGACAAGGCCATCGAGAAGATGAATGGCATGCTCCTCAATGACCGCAAAGT gtttgTTGGCAGATTCAAGTCTCGCAAAGAGCGGGAAGCTGAGCTTGGAGCCAAAGCCAAGGAATTCACCAATGTTTATATCAAAAACTTTGGGGAAGAGGTGGATGATGACAGTCTGAAAGAACTATTCAGCCAGTTTG GTAAAACCCTAAGTGTCAAGGTGATGAGAGATCCCAGTGGGAAATCCAAAGGCTTTGGCTTTGTGAGTTACGAAAAACACGAGGATGCTAATAAG GCCGTGGAAGAGATGAATGGAAAAGAAATCAGTGGGAAAGTCATATTTGTAGGCCGTGcacagaagaaagtggaacgtCAGGCTGAGTTAAAACGGAAATTTGAACAGCTAAAACAGGAGAGAATTAGTCGTTATCAG GGGGTGAATCTCTATATTAAGAACTTGGATGACACCATTGATGATGAGAAATTGAGGAAAGAGTTTTCTCCTTTTGGATCAATCACCAGTGCTAAG GTAATGCTGGAAGATGGAAGAAGCAAAGGGTTTGGCTTCGTCTGCTTCTCATCTCCTGAAGAGGCAACCAAAGCGGTCACTGAGATGAATGGACGCATTGTGGGCTCCAAGCCACTGTATGTTGCCCTGgcccagaggaaggaagagagaaaggctCACCTGACCAACCAGTATATGCAGCGGGTGGCCGGAATGAGAGCACTCCCTGCCAATGCCATCTTAAATCAGTTCCAGCCTGCAGCTGGTGGCTACTTTGTGCCAGCAGTTCCTCAG GCTCAGGGAAGACCTCCGTATTACACACCTAGCCAGTTAGCGCAGATGAGGCCTAATCCACGCTGGCAGCAAGGTGGGAGACCTCAAG GCTTCCAAGGGATGCCAAGTGCTATACGCCAGTCTGGGCCTCGTCCAACTCTTCGCCATCTGGCTCCAACTG GGTCTGAGTGCCCGGACCGCTTGGCTATGGACTTTGGTGGGGCTGGTGCCGCCCAGCAAGGGCTGACTGACAGCTGCCAGTCTGGAG GCGTTCCCACCGCTGTGCAGAGCTTAGCACCTcgtgctgctgctgttgctgctactGCTCCTCGGGCTGTTGCACCATATAAATATGCCTCCAGTGTTCGCAGTCCCCATCCTGCAATACAGCCTCTGCAG GCACCCCAGCCTGCAGTCCACGTGCAGGGGCAAGAGCCCCTGACTGCTTCCATGCTGGCCGCAGCACCCCCCCAGGAACAGAAGCAGATGCTGG GAGAACGTTTGTTCCCGCTCATCCAAACAATGCATTCAAACCTGGCTGGAAAGATTACAGGAATGCTGCTGGAGATTGACAACTCTGAACTGCTGCACATGCTGGAGTCTCCTGAGTCTCTCCGCTCCAAG GTGGATGAAGCTGTGGCAGTTCTACAGGCTCATCATGCCAAGAAAGAAGCTGCCCAGAAGGTGGGCGCTGTTGCTGCTGCTACCTCTTAG
- the PABPC4 gene encoding polyadenylate-binding protein 4 isoform X1 produces MNAAASSYPMASLYVGDLHSDVTEAMLYEKFSPAGPVLSIRVCRDMITRRSLGYAYVNFQQPADAERALDTMNFDVIKGKPIRIMWSQRDPSLRKSGVGNVFIKNLDKSIDNKALYDTFSAFGNILSCKVVCDENGSKGYAFVHFETQEAADKAIEKMNGMLLNDRKVFVGRFKSRKEREAELGAKAKEFTNVYIKNFGEEVDDDSLKELFSQFGKTLSVKVMRDPSGKSKGFGFVSYEKHEDANKAVEEMNGKEISGKVIFVGRAQKKVERQAELKRKFEQLKQERISRYQGVNLYIKNLDDTIDDEKLRKEFSPFGSITSAKVMLEDGRSKGFGFVCFSSPEEATKAVTEMNGRIVGSKPLYVALAQRKEERKAHLTNQYMQRVAGMRALPANAILNQFQPAAGGYFVPAVPQAQGRPPYYTPSQLAQMRPNPRWQQGGRPQGFQGMPSAIRQSGPRPTLRHLAPTGNAPASRGLPTTTQRVGSECPDRLAMDFGGAGAAQQGLTDSCQSGGVPTAVQSLAPRAAAVAATAPRAVAPYKYASSVRSPHPAIQPLQAPQPAVHVQGQEPLTASMLAAAPPQEQKQMLGERLFPLIQTMHSNLAGKITGMLLEIDNSELLHMLESPESLRSKVDEAVAVLQAHHAKKEAAQKVGAVAAATS; encoded by the exons CTGAGCGGGCCTTGGACACCATGAACTTTGATGTGATTAAGGGAAAGCCAATCCGTATCATGTGGTCTCAGAGGGATCCCTCTTTGAGAAAATCTGGTGTGGGAAATGTCTTCATCAAGAACCTGGACAAATCTATAGATAACAAGGCACTTTATGATACTTTTTCTGCTTTTGGAAACATTCTTTCCTGCAAG GTGGTGTGTGATGAGAACGGCTCTAAGGGTTATGCCTTTGTCCACTTCGAGACCCAAGAGGCTGCCGACAAGGCCATCGAGAAGATGAATGGCATGCTCCTCAATGACCGCAAAGT gtttgTTGGCAGATTCAAGTCTCGCAAAGAGCGGGAAGCTGAGCTTGGAGCCAAAGCCAAGGAATTCACCAATGTTTATATCAAAAACTTTGGGGAAGAGGTGGATGATGACAGTCTGAAAGAACTATTCAGCCAGTTTG GTAAAACCCTAAGTGTCAAGGTGATGAGAGATCCCAGTGGGAAATCCAAAGGCTTTGGCTTTGTGAGTTACGAAAAACACGAGGATGCTAATAAG GCCGTGGAAGAGATGAATGGAAAAGAAATCAGTGGGAAAGTCATATTTGTAGGCCGTGcacagaagaaagtggaacgtCAGGCTGAGTTAAAACGGAAATTTGAACAGCTAAAACAGGAGAGAATTAGTCGTTATCAG GGGGTGAATCTCTATATTAAGAACTTGGATGACACCATTGATGATGAGAAATTGAGGAAAGAGTTTTCTCCTTTTGGATCAATCACCAGTGCTAAG GTAATGCTGGAAGATGGAAGAAGCAAAGGGTTTGGCTTCGTCTGCTTCTCATCTCCTGAAGAGGCAACCAAAGCGGTCACTGAGATGAATGGACGCATTGTGGGCTCCAAGCCACTGTATGTTGCCCTGgcccagaggaaggaagagagaaaggctCACCTGACCAACCAGTATATGCAGCGGGTGGCCGGAATGAGAGCACTCCCTGCCAATGCCATCTTAAATCAGTTCCAGCCTGCAGCTGGTGGCTACTTTGTGCCAGCAGTTCCTCAG GCTCAGGGAAGACCTCCGTATTACACACCTAGCCAGTTAGCGCAGATGAGGCCTAATCCACGCTGGCAGCAAGGTGGGAGACCTCAAG GCTTCCAAGGGATGCCAAGTGCTATACGCCAGTCTGGGCCTCGTCCAACTCTTCGCCATCTGGCTCCAACTGGTAATGCTCCGGCCTCTCGTGGCCTCCCTACTACCACTCAGAGAGTCG GGTCTGAGTGCCCGGACCGCTTGGCTATGGACTTTGGTGGGGCTGGTGCCGCCCAGCAAGGGCTGACTGACAGCTGCCAGTCTGGAG GCGTTCCCACCGCTGTGCAGAGCTTAGCACCTcgtgctgctgctgttgctgctactGCTCCTCGGGCTGTTGCACCATATAAATATGCCTCCAGTGTTCGCAGTCCCCATCCTGCAATACAGCCTCTGCAG GCACCCCAGCCTGCAGTCCACGTGCAGGGGCAAGAGCCCCTGACTGCTTCCATGCTGGCCGCAGCACCCCCCCAGGAACAGAAGCAGATGCTGG GAGAACGTTTGTTCCCGCTCATCCAAACAATGCATTCAAACCTGGCTGGAAAGATTACAGGAATGCTGCTGGAGATTGACAACTCTGAACTGCTGCACATGCTGGAGTCTCCTGAGTCTCTCCGCTCCAAG GTGGATGAAGCTGTGGCAGTTCTACAGGCTCATCATGCCAAGAAAGAAGCTGCCCAGAAGGTGGGCGCTGTTGCTGCTGCTACCTCTTAG